In Nicotiana tabacum cultivar K326 chromosome 2, ASM71507v2, whole genome shotgun sequence, the following proteins share a genomic window:
- the LOC107794180 gene encoding protein LIGHT-DEPENDENT SHORT HYPOCOTYLS 10, translating into MSNFDRGKELVQGSSRSPGDQPATLSRYESQKRRDWNTFGQYLRNQRPPVSISQCNSNHVLEFLRYLDQFGKTKVHLQGCIFYGQPEPPAPCTCPLRQAWGSLDALIGRLRAAYEENGGSPETNPFASGAIRVYLREVKECQSKARGIPYKKKKKKIGGSSDSKGDDDSTSSHHPFS; encoded by the coding sequence ATGTCAAATTTTGATAGAGGTAAAGAATTGGTTCAGGGATCATCAAGATCCCCAGGCGATCAACCAGCCACACTGAGTCGATACGAGTCTCAAAAACGACGAGATTGGAACACTTTCGGTCAGTACTTGAGGAATCAAAGGCCACCAGTTTCCATATCCCAATGTAATAGCAACCATGTCCTAGAGTTCCTCCGATACCTGGACCAGTTCGGGAAAACTAAGGTTCACTTACAAGGTTGTATCTTTTATGGACAGCCCGAGCCGCCAGCTCCCTGTACTTGTCCGTTAAGACAAGCATGGGGAAGCCTTGACGCTCTCATAGGACGGCTTCGAGCCGCGTATGAAGAGAACGGCGGCTCGCCTGAGACAAATCCATTTGCTAGTGGTGCAATTCGGGTGTATCTAAGGGAAGTGAAGGAGTGCCAATCTAAGGCACGAGGCATTCCgtacaagaagaaaaagaagaagattggTGGTAGCAGTGACAGCAAAGGAGATGATGATTCCACTTCTTCTCATCACCCATTTTCTTGA